A window of the Cystobacter fuscus genome harbors these coding sequences:
- a CDS encoding radical SAM protein: MERRYSLVERAQALLADEQGTLYKDAPYRVALCYPSPYHVGMSSLGYQAIYGEVHAHAGVTAERAFLPDDVEEYRRTRTPLFTLETQSPVSEFPLLAFSVAYELELTGLFSMLELARIPLLKEERSERHPLIVAGGPLTFSNPDPLEPFVDVLVQGEAEDLIHVLLDAAPSMDKDALLTHLAGIPGFRVPGRGGARYHVAKSTDARLPARSAIITPHTELRSMFLIEPERGCSRGCHYCVMRRTTNGGMRTVPPERVLSLIPEHARRVGLVGAAVTDHPRIVELLRTLVDAGREVGVSSLRADRLTQELVDQLRRGGATNLTVAADGASQRMRDLVDRKHSEEQIVRAANFARTAGMRQLKVYNVVGLPLEEDADVDELARFTTELSRIMPVALGVAPFVAKRNTPLDGAPFAGIREVESRLERLRRGLKGRAEVRPTSARWAWVEYMLAQCGPEAGLAAMDAWKAGGSFAAFKRAFQERGCRPYMARRVEDGRRKAITWPVVDGVAPTAA; the protein is encoded by the coding sequence ATGGAGCGTCGGTACTCACTCGTTGAACGCGCCCAGGCCCTGCTCGCCGACGAGCAGGGGACGCTCTACAAGGACGCCCCCTACCGGGTCGCGCTCTGCTACCCCAGCCCCTACCACGTGGGCATGAGCTCGCTCGGCTACCAGGCCATCTACGGCGAGGTGCATGCCCATGCCGGGGTGACGGCCGAGCGGGCCTTCCTGCCCGACGACGTGGAGGAATACCGGCGCACGCGCACGCCGCTCTTCACGCTGGAGACCCAGTCCCCCGTCTCCGAGTTCCCCCTGCTGGCCTTCTCGGTGGCGTACGAGCTGGAGCTCACGGGGCTCTTCTCCATGCTGGAGCTGGCCCGCATCCCCCTGCTCAAGGAGGAGCGCTCCGAGCGCCATCCCCTCATCGTCGCGGGCGGCCCGCTCACCTTCTCCAATCCGGATCCGCTCGAGCCCTTCGTGGACGTGCTCGTGCAGGGCGAGGCGGAGGATCTCATCCACGTGCTCCTGGACGCGGCGCCGTCCATGGACAAGGACGCGCTGCTCACCCACCTGGCCGGCATCCCCGGCTTCCGGGTGCCGGGACGTGGCGGGGCGCGCTACCACGTCGCCAAGAGCACCGACGCGCGGCTGCCCGCGCGCTCGGCCATCATCACGCCCCACACGGAGCTGCGCTCGATGTTCCTCATCGAGCCGGAGCGTGGCTGCTCGCGCGGGTGCCACTACTGCGTCATGCGGCGCACCACCAACGGCGGCATGCGCACCGTGCCGCCCGAGCGCGTGCTCTCGCTCATTCCCGAGCACGCCCGGCGCGTGGGCCTGGTGGGCGCGGCGGTGACGGATCATCCCCGCATCGTCGAGCTGCTGCGCACCCTGGTGGACGCCGGACGCGAGGTGGGCGTCTCCTCGCTGCGCGCGGACCGGCTCACCCAGGAACTGGTGGATCAACTGCGGCGCGGCGGCGCCACCAACCTCACCGTGGCCGCGGATGGCGCCTCGCAGCGCATGCGCGACCTGGTGGACCGCAAGCACTCCGAGGAGCAGATCGTCCGCGCGGCGAACTTCGCCAGGACGGCCGGCATGCGCCAGCTCAAGGTGTACAACGTCGTGGGCCTGCCCCTGGAGGAGGACGCGGACGTGGACGAGCTGGCCCGCTTCACCACGGAGCTCTCGCGCATCATGCCCGTGGCCCTGGGCGTGGCGCCCTTCGTGGCCAAGCGCAACACCCCCCTGGATGGCGCGCCCTTCGCCGGCATCCGCGAGGTGGAGTCCCGGCTGGAGCGGCTGCGGCGGGGCCTCAAGGGGAGGGCGGAAGTGCGGCCCACCTCGGCCCGGTGGGCCTGGGTGGAGTACATGCTCGCCCAGTGCGGCCCCGAGGCAGGGCTGGCCGCCATGGACGCGTGGAAGGCCGGAGGGAGCTTCGCGGCCTTCAAGCGCGCCTTCCAGGAGCGCGGCTGCCGGCCCTATATGGCCCGCCGCGTGGAGGATGGCCGGCGCAAGGCCATCACCTGGCCCGTCGTGGACGGGGTGGCTCCGACCGCCGCTTGA
- a CDS encoding DUF4920 domain-containing protein: MKTFRATLVTLFALPLVALAGNPAAGQKPAAKLAVQEDCPHPKEAAADARPNAGWTLTRGEALKGAPAVKLADLLAKPQPHDGKTVRVEGQVRKACQKKGCWMELATGDKGAGVRVTFKDYGFFVPVDSAGSQARVEGVVKVSELSEAMASHYEAEGAIVPRGADGKPREVQLVATGVELRR, from the coding sequence ATGAAGACCTTCCGCGCGACCCTGGTGACGCTGTTCGCTCTTCCCCTCGTGGCGCTCGCCGGCAACCCGGCCGCCGGGCAGAAGCCCGCCGCGAAGCTCGCCGTCCAGGAGGACTGCCCCCACCCGAAGGAGGCCGCCGCCGACGCCAGGCCCAATGCCGGCTGGACGCTGACGCGCGGCGAGGCCCTCAAGGGCGCCCCGGCGGTGAAGCTCGCCGACCTGCTGGCCAAGCCCCAGCCCCACGATGGCAAGACGGTGCGGGTGGAGGGCCAGGTGCGCAAGGCCTGCCAGAAGAAGGGCTGCTGGATGGAGCTGGCCACCGGGGACAAGGGCGCCGGGGTGCGAGTGACGTTCAAGGACTATGGCTTCTTCGTGCCGGTGGACTCGGCGGGCTCGCAGGCGCGCGTGGAGGGCGTGGTGAAGGTGTCCGAGCTGAGCGAGGCGATGGCCAGCCACTACGAGGCCGAGGGCGCCATCGTTCCCCGGGGCGCCGACGGCAAGCCGCGCGAGGTGCAGCTGGTGGCCACCGGTGTCGAGCTGCGCCGCTGA
- a CDS encoding DUF2752 domain-containing protein, with translation MPGFPSTLLDVKVHLPKPNRTFGASDVLGLLGLVGLLVARYIPVAKLIPFWGCAFRETTGWPCLGCGLTRVADRVAHFQFALAWQANPLGTVAAFFFALMVVVTVLHLVFAMPVPELQLSPREWHWVRIVGVIVVLLNYTWVVVVTKFPHLLA, from the coding sequence ATGCCCGGCTTCCCGAGTACACTGCTGGACGTGAAGGTCCACCTGCCCAAGCCCAACCGCACCTTCGGGGCGAGCGACGTGCTCGGCCTGTTGGGGCTCGTCGGTCTGCTCGTCGCCCGCTACATCCCCGTGGCGAAGCTCATCCCCTTCTGGGGGTGTGCCTTCCGCGAGACGACCGGCTGGCCCTGCCTGGGCTGCGGGCTCACGCGCGTGGCGGATCGGGTCGCCCACTTCCAGTTCGCCCTCGCCTGGCAGGCCAATCCCCTGGGCACGGTGGCCGCCTTCTTCTTCGCCCTCATGGTCGTGGTGACGGTGCTCCACCTCGTCTTCGCCATGCCCGTGCCCGAGCTCCAGCTCTCCCCCCGGGAGTGGCACTGGGTGCGCATCGTCGGCGTCATCGTCGTCCTCCTCAACTACACCTGGGTCGTGGTGGTGACGAAGTTCCCCCACCTGCTTGCCTAG
- the plsY gene encoding glycerol-3-phosphate 1-O-acyltransferase PlsY, with translation MLSAALLLLGYLAGSIPFGVLLTRWVRGVDVRQSGSGNIGATNVTRVAGKKLGAVVLVLDALKGALAVGLALWLLPGEPRMHAAVGLAAFLGHVYPVWLKLQGGKGVATALGVLVVLVPLAALSAAFVYAGLVAAWRVSSVGSLAGGVTAVVVAALTAPSLEYAGLSALLFVLILWTHRGNIHRLLRRTERRF, from the coding sequence GTGCTCTCCGCCGCTCTCCTCCTGCTGGGCTACCTCGCCGGCTCCATCCCCTTCGGCGTATTGCTCACCCGCTGGGTACGGGGCGTGGACGTGCGCCAGAGCGGCAGCGGCAACATCGGCGCCACCAACGTCACCCGCGTGGCCGGCAAGAAGCTGGGCGCGGTGGTGCTCGTGCTGGACGCGCTCAAGGGCGCGCTCGCCGTGGGCCTCGCCCTGTGGCTCCTGCCCGGCGAGCCCCGCATGCATGCCGCGGTGGGGCTCGCGGCCTTCCTCGGCCACGTCTACCCGGTGTGGCTCAAGCTCCAGGGCGGCAAGGGCGTGGCCACCGCGCTCGGCGTGCTCGTGGTGCTCGTGCCCCTGGCGGCGCTGTCCGCGGCGTTCGTGTACGCGGGCCTCGTGGCCGCCTGGCGCGTGAGCTCCGTGGGCTCGCTGGCCGGTGGCGTCACGGCCGTCGTCGTCGCCGCCCTCACCGCTCCCTCCCTCGAGTACGCCGGGCTCTCAGCCCTGCTCTTCGTCCTCATCCTCTGGACGCACCGGGGCAACATCCACCGGCTGCTGCGGCGCACCGAGCGGCGCTTCTGA
- a CDS encoding THUMP domain-containing class I SAM-dependent RNA methyltransferase has product MAERLALFATTARGTEELLADELKELGARRIRQDRGGVRFMASLDEALKVCLWSRIAMRVLYPLGEFEARGADGLYDAVASVPWEEHLTPETTFAVEATLKDSEHSHTGFVALKVKDAVVDRMRDKRGSRPDVDPKNPDVRVVAHLVREKLSLSLDLCGEPLHRRGYRVRPTAAPMKETLAAALLRAAGYTGEEALVDPMCGSGTILIEGGLIARRRAPGIARDFAVEKWPHLGARARELLEDLRADARRHERKVTVPLLGFDKDPEALEAARRNVKAARLSEEIRLEEGDATKLPALPEPPGLLLTNPPYGDRLGSGGQKGMKSFYFKLGDSLRAQKGWRLFVLSGNPAFESAFHVRPSTRRELWNGPIECTLLGYPAFYTRPPMRDPERRSEAPLGAPQQPVDVAPVRPEDEDEEQG; this is encoded by the coding sequence ATGGCTGAACGTCTCGCCCTCTTCGCCACCACGGCCCGCGGCACCGAGGAACTCCTCGCCGACGAACTCAAGGAACTCGGCGCGCGCCGCATCCGGCAGGACCGGGGAGGTGTGCGCTTCATGGCCTCGCTCGACGAGGCCCTCAAGGTCTGCCTCTGGTCGCGCATCGCCATGCGCGTGCTCTACCCGCTGGGGGAGTTCGAGGCCCGGGGCGCGGACGGCCTGTACGACGCCGTCGCCAGCGTGCCCTGGGAGGAGCACCTCACGCCCGAGACGACCTTCGCGGTGGAAGCCACGCTCAAGGACAGCGAGCACAGCCACACGGGCTTCGTGGCGCTCAAGGTGAAGGACGCGGTGGTGGACCGGATGCGCGACAAGCGCGGCTCGCGGCCGGACGTGGACCCGAAGAACCCGGACGTGCGCGTGGTGGCCCACCTGGTGCGCGAGAAGCTGTCGCTCTCGTTGGACCTGTGCGGCGAGCCCCTGCACCGCCGGGGCTACCGCGTGCGCCCCACCGCGGCCCCCATGAAGGAGACGCTCGCGGCGGCCCTCCTGCGCGCCGCGGGCTATACCGGCGAGGAGGCCCTGGTGGACCCCATGTGCGGCTCGGGGACGATCCTCATCGAGGGGGGCCTCATCGCCCGCCGACGCGCGCCCGGCATCGCCCGGGACTTCGCCGTGGAGAAGTGGCCGCACCTGGGCGCCCGCGCGCGAGAGCTGCTCGAGGACCTGCGCGCGGATGCCCGCCGCCATGAGCGCAAGGTGACCGTGCCGCTGCTCGGCTTCGACAAGGATCCCGAGGCGCTGGAGGCGGCGCGGCGCAACGTGAAGGCGGCGCGGCTATCGGAGGAGATCCGCCTCGAGGAGGGCGACGCGACGAAGCTGCCCGCCCTGCCCGAGCCTCCGGGCCTGCTGCTCACCAACCCGCCCTATGGAGACCGCCTGGGCTCGGGGGGGCAGAAGGGGATGAAGAGCTTCTACTTCAAGCTGGGCGACAGTCTCCGGGCGCAGAAGGGCTGGCGGCTGTTCGTGCTCTCGGGAAACCCGGCCTTCGAGAGCGCCTTCCACGTCCGCCCGAGCACCCGCCGCGAGCTGTGGAACGGCCCCATCGAGTGCACGCTGCTCGGCTACCCGGCCTTCTACACGCGGCCCCCCATGCGGGACCCGGAGAGGCGCTCAGAAGCGCCGCTCGGTGCGCCGCAGCAGCCGGTGGATGTTGCCCCGGTGCGTCCAGAGGATGAGGACGAAGAGCAGGGCTGA
- a CDS encoding multidrug effflux MFS transporter has protein sequence MRIRPGSFAFTLLLGALSMLPPFSIDMGLPALPVMAQSLGTTSAGASLSLSLFMLGFALAPLVYGPLSDRYGRRPLLLIGCTVFVVAGVGCAVAHSLPVLLSWRFIQGAGAGAGSVLVLAIIRDLFEGATARARLSYVTLVMGIAPMVAPTIGAWVLTVAHWRFIYATLAAGGVVLLLASGLGLEESMRRDAGATLSVKGLVRDYGQALRHRRSIGYSIINALSFGCAFAYISGSSLVLMDVLGVSPTVYGLCFAITAVASMTGAFTNGRLSARGVSAATLLKVGMALCVTGATVLVLMTLGGMARLGTLMPVFFVCHFSIGFISPNATHGALQPMARIAGVASAVLSGLRMLGAALASALVAWFFDGRSALAVTGVMAGFALSALLVYVLLVRPEERRAEPTALPVEA, from the coding sequence TTGCGAATCCGGCCTGGTTCCTTCGCCTTCACCCTGCTGCTGGGCGCGCTCAGCATGCTGCCGCCGTTCTCCATCGACATGGGGCTGCCGGCGCTCCCGGTCATGGCCCAGTCCCTCGGGACGACGTCGGCCGGGGCCTCGCTGTCGCTGAGCCTCTTCATGCTGGGCTTCGCCCTGGCGCCGCTCGTCTACGGGCCCCTGTCGGACCGCTACGGACGGCGGCCGTTGCTGCTGATCGGCTGCACGGTGTTCGTGGTGGCCGGCGTGGGCTGCGCCGTCGCCCATTCCCTGCCGGTCCTCTTGTCCTGGCGCTTCATCCAGGGTGCGGGCGCGGGAGCCGGCTCGGTGCTGGTGCTCGCCATCATCCGAGATCTGTTCGAGGGCGCGACCGCGCGGGCCCGGCTGTCCTACGTCACCCTGGTGATGGGCATCGCGCCCATGGTGGCCCCCACGATCGGCGCCTGGGTGCTGACGGTGGCTCACTGGCGCTTCATCTACGCCACACTGGCCGCGGGCGGCGTGGTGCTCCTGCTGGCGTCGGGGCTCGGCCTGGAGGAGTCCATGCGCCGGGACGCGGGGGCCACCCTGTCGGTGAAGGGGCTCGTGCGCGACTACGGGCAGGCCCTCCGCCACCGGCGCAGCATCGGGTACTCCATCATCAACGCCCTGTCGTTCGGCTGCGCCTTCGCCTACATCTCCGGCTCGTCCCTGGTGTTGATGGACGTGCTGGGCGTCTCCCCCACCGTCTACGGCTTGTGCTTCGCGATCACCGCCGTGGCGTCGATGACGGGCGCGTTCACCAACGGGCGCCTGAGTGCCCGGGGCGTATCCGCCGCCACGCTGCTGAAGGTGGGCATGGCCCTGTGCGTCACCGGCGCCACGGTGCTCGTGCTCATGACCCTGGGCGGAATGGCCCGCCTGGGCACGCTCATGCCCGTGTTCTTCGTGTGCCACTTCAGCATCGGGTTCATCTCGCCCAACGCCACGCACGGGGCGCTCCAGCCCATGGCGAGGATCGCGGGCGTGGCCTCCGCGGTGCTCAGCGGGCTGCGGATGCTCGGGGCCGCGCTCGCCAGCGCGCTCGTGGCCTGGTTCTTCGATGGGCGCAGCGCGCTCGCCGTCACGGGAGTCATGGCGGGCTTCGCGCTCTCCGCCCTGCTCGTCTATGTCCTCCTCGTGCGTCCCGAGGAGCGCCGGGCCGAGCCCACCGCCCTGCCCGTCGAGGCCTGA
- a CDS encoding IclR family transcriptional regulator: protein MTEKDEVEKEGGRRGESIQVIARAAAILRALAGQADGLSLGQIARRVELPRSTVQRIVGALAEEQLVTVGRTGEGVRLGPTLTLLAAAAQTDLLSVAQPHLEALTRRVHETVNLSVFQGNQAVCVAISQSERELSVRSSLGSSFPLYCTAHGKALLAEMSDEDVTRLVGSRIEPLTANTVRSLPQLLAQLREVRERGMAFDLGERTEGICAVGVTLRLATGPRYALSIPVPSLRFETQLPVLREELLRCREDIEAAAGVALRPAASFVGRPG from the coding sequence ATGACGGAGAAGGACGAGGTGGAGAAGGAGGGAGGGCGGCGGGGCGAGAGCATCCAGGTGATCGCCCGGGCCGCGGCGATCCTCCGGGCGCTCGCGGGCCAGGCGGACGGGCTGAGCCTGGGGCAGATCGCCAGGCGGGTGGAGCTGCCCCGGTCGACGGTGCAGCGCATCGTCGGCGCGCTGGCGGAGGAGCAGCTGGTGACGGTGGGCCGCACGGGCGAGGGCGTGCGGCTGGGGCCGACCCTGACGCTTCTGGCCGCCGCCGCGCAGACGGATCTGCTCTCCGTGGCGCAGCCGCACCTCGAGGCGCTCACCCGGCGCGTGCACGAGACGGTCAACCTGTCGGTCTTCCAGGGCAATCAGGCCGTCTGCGTGGCGATCAGTCAGTCGGAGCGGGAGCTGAGCGTGCGCTCCTCCCTGGGCAGTTCCTTTCCGCTGTACTGCACCGCCCATGGCAAGGCGCTGCTCGCGGAGATGTCGGACGAGGACGTCACCCGGCTCGTTGGCTCGCGCATCGAGCCGTTGACGGCGAACACGGTGCGCTCCCTGCCCCAGTTGCTGGCGCAACTGCGCGAGGTGCGCGAGCGGGGAATGGCCTTCGACCTGGGCGAGCGCACGGAGGGCATCTGTGCCGTCGGGGTCACGCTGCGGCTGGCGACCGGGCCCCGCTATGCCCTGTCGATACCGGTGCCCTCCCTGCGCTTCGAGACGCAGCTCCCCGTGCTGCGAGAGGAGCTGCTGCGCTGCCGGGAGGACATCGAGGCCGCGGCGGGAGTGGCCCTGCGTCCCGCCGCGTCGTTCGTCGGAAGACCGGGGTAG
- a CDS encoding DNA translocase FtsK, giving the protein MAERKARGEKTVLSRQEIATRRKALAEKKAQRGGGGGEAGPGRKALVGLFLMAVSVLSLVSVATFNAKDRRGTSYQNAVGPIGHLIADNLRGLLGFWAYLLPLCGLYAAMIVFVGNRERRRWPQMVALVLLTLSGAVLAQLFIGNQPGQAHPPGGFIGATLGGMLVGLFSTVGTIILVTTVCAAALIVGTQYTFLKLCSLAWSGACALGQRVEAAALAFWEQQKEAYKERKERVAQEDEEEAAFLAQIEQEEAELEEAEQLVAEAEAAEAELMAEEALRLARQEEKERLALAKKTAKEAKDAARDARAKAAEAPPHVPNIVTAPAARPAPGADPVWASFLSPSGAANAVPTAPAAPQPPPAEAAKGKRGKAPNIVTGPAAEALTEAPEPEAPAPSPAASALALASPAAIVPAAPAAQAARTPLIVEPKAPPKPTAVVKKKEHEFQFVGGRTSFSLPPLDVLAIEKKERSALDKDAFLTTAEKLRAKLADFGITGEVVEIRPGPVVTMYEFLPGPGIKVSKIAALQDDLAMAMEAMRVRIVAPIPGKGVVGIEVPNRDRETVYLKEIAEQDVFQKASSKLTMCVGKDIEGMPYVFDLAKAPHLLIAGTTGSGKSVAVNSMIMSILLKSTPEEVRFIMVDPKMLELSVYEGIPHLLLPVVTDPKKAALALRWAVEEMERRYQMLSEAGVRNIAGFNKFVETNEAERASRATEAAPRKAAAAPKKPKKVLVVDVATPEDAVIEEPTPAAASTGPGVAAPRFDDDEEMREALPESEDAPEQQGAEEADADGDDGMDEAVDAALEAAGESSTPEDEKKEWKKLPYIVVIIDELADLMMVASREVETYVARLAQMARAAGIHLMVATQRPSTDVVTGIIKANFPTRISFMLRSKPDSMTILGTVGAEALLGMGDMLIMPPTSAHLQRVHGAFVSENEIKGAVDHLKAQGKPVYDESILKPRDEDGEGGGGEEDDLSDELYDQALATVSEMKAVSISMLQRKMRIGYNRSARMIERMERDGVVGPADGAKPREVLIRGLGEMAGA; this is encoded by the coding sequence ATGGCGGAACGGAAGGCCAGAGGGGAAAAGACCGTCCTTTCGCGGCAGGAGATCGCCACGCGCCGCAAGGCGCTCGCGGAGAAGAAGGCCCAGCGGGGGGGAGGCGGCGGCGAGGCGGGTCCCGGCCGCAAGGCCCTCGTCGGCCTGTTCCTGATGGCGGTCTCGGTGTTGTCACTGGTGTCGGTGGCCACCTTCAACGCGAAGGACCGCCGGGGAACGAGCTACCAGAACGCGGTGGGCCCCATCGGCCACCTCATCGCCGACAACCTGCGCGGCCTGCTCGGCTTCTGGGCATATCTGCTGCCCCTGTGTGGGCTCTACGCCGCCATGATCGTCTTCGTGGGCAACCGGGAGCGGCGCCGCTGGCCCCAGATGGTGGCGCTCGTGCTGCTCACCCTGAGCGGCGCGGTGCTCGCCCAGCTCTTCATCGGCAACCAGCCCGGCCAGGCCCATCCGCCCGGCGGCTTCATCGGCGCCACGCTCGGGGGGATGCTGGTGGGCCTCTTCTCCACCGTGGGCACCATCATCCTGGTGACCACCGTGTGCGCCGCCGCCCTCATCGTGGGCACCCAGTACACCTTCCTCAAGCTGTGCTCGCTCGCGTGGAGCGGGGCATGCGCGCTCGGCCAGCGGGTGGAGGCCGCCGCGCTCGCCTTCTGGGAGCAGCAGAAGGAGGCCTACAAGGAGCGCAAGGAGCGCGTCGCCCAGGAGGATGAGGAGGAGGCCGCCTTCCTCGCGCAGATCGAGCAGGAGGAGGCGGAGCTCGAGGAGGCCGAGCAGCTCGTCGCCGAGGCCGAGGCCGCCGAGGCGGAGCTCATGGCCGAGGAGGCCCTGCGCCTGGCGCGTCAGGAGGAAAAGGAGCGCCTGGCGCTCGCGAAGAAGACCGCCAAGGAGGCCAAGGACGCCGCCCGCGACGCGCGCGCCAAGGCCGCCGAGGCGCCCCCCCACGTCCCCAACATCGTCACCGCCCCCGCCGCCAGGCCCGCGCCCGGCGCGGATCCGGTGTGGGCGTCCTTCCTGTCCCCCTCGGGGGCCGCCAACGCCGTGCCCACCGCGCCCGCCGCTCCCCAGCCTCCGCCCGCGGAGGCCGCCAAGGGCAAGCGGGGCAAGGCGCCCAACATCGTCACCGGCCCGGCCGCGGAGGCACTCACCGAGGCCCCCGAGCCCGAGGCTCCGGCCCCGTCGCCCGCCGCGTCCGCCCTGGCGCTCGCCTCGCCCGCGGCGATCGTGCCCGCCGCACCCGCCGCCCAGGCGGCGCGCACCCCGCTCATCGTGGAGCCCAAGGCCCCGCCCAAGCCCACCGCCGTGGTCAAGAAGAAGGAGCACGAGTTCCAGTTCGTGGGCGGGCGCACCAGCTTCTCGCTGCCGCCCCTGGACGTGCTCGCCATCGAGAAGAAGGAGCGCTCGGCGCTCGACAAGGACGCCTTCCTCACCACCGCGGAGAAGCTGCGCGCCAAGCTCGCCGACTTCGGCATCACCGGCGAGGTGGTGGAGATCCGCCCCGGCCCCGTGGTCACCATGTACGAGTTCCTCCCGGGCCCCGGCATCAAGGTGAGCAAGATCGCCGCGCTCCAGGACGACCTGGCCATGGCCATGGAGGCCATGCGCGTGCGCATCGTCGCCCCCATCCCCGGCAAGGGCGTGGTCGGCATCGAGGTGCCCAACCGCGACCGCGAGACCGTCTACCTCAAGGAGATCGCCGAGCAGGACGTGTTCCAGAAGGCCTCGAGCAAGCTCACCATGTGCGTGGGCAAGGACATCGAGGGCATGCCGTACGTCTTCGACCTGGCCAAGGCGCCCCACCTGCTCATCGCCGGTACCACCGGCTCGGGTAAGTCCGTGGCCGTCAACTCCATGATCATGAGCATCCTCCTCAAGTCCACGCCCGAGGAGGTGCGCTTCATCATGGTGGACCCGAAGATGCTCGAGCTGTCCGTCTACGAGGGCATCCCCCACCTGCTGCTGCCCGTGGTGACGGATCCGAAGAAGGCGGCGCTCGCGCTGCGCTGGGCCGTGGAGGAGATGGAGCGGCGCTACCAGATGCTGTCCGAGGCGGGCGTGCGCAACATCGCCGGCTTCAACAAGTTCGTGGAGACCAACGAGGCCGAGCGTGCCTCGCGTGCCACCGAGGCCGCCCCGCGCAAGGCCGCCGCCGCGCCCAAGAAACCCAAGAAGGTGCTCGTGGTGGACGTGGCCACGCCCGAGGATGCCGTCATCGAGGAGCCCACGCCCGCCGCGGCGAGCACGGGTCCGGGCGTCGCCGCGCCCCGCTTCGACGACGACGAGGAGATGCGCGAGGCCCTGCCCGAGTCCGAGGACGCGCCCGAGCAGCAGGGCGCCGAGGAGGCCGACGCGGACGGCGATGACGGCATGGACGAGGCGGTGGACGCCGCGCTCGAGGCCGCGGGCGAGTCCTCCACGCCCGAGGACGAGAAGAAGGAGTGGAAGAAGCTGCCCTACATCGTGGTCATCATCGACGAGCTGGCGGACCTGATGATGGTGGCCAGCCGCGAGGTGGAGACGTACGTGGCGCGCCTGGCGCAGATGGCACGCGCGGCCGGCATCCACCTGATGGTGGCCACGCAGCGCCCGTCCACGGACGTCGTCACGGGCATCATCAAGGCCAACTTCCCCACGCGCATCAGCTTCATGCTGCGCTCCAAGCCGGACTCGATGACCATTCTGGGCACGGTGGGCGCCGAGGCCCTGCTGGGCATGGGCGACATGCTCATCATGCCGCCCACGAGCGCGCACCTGCAGCGCGTGCACGGCGCCTTCGTCTCCGAGAATGAAATCAAGGGGGCGGTGGACCACCTCAAGGCCCAGGGCAAGCCCGTCTACGACGAGTCCATCCTCAAGCCGCGCGACGAGGACGGCGAGGGCGGTGGCGGCGAGGAGGACGACCTGTCCGACGAGCTGTACGATCAGGCGCTGGCCACGGTGAGCGAGATGAAGGCGGTGTCCATCTCCATGCTCCAGCGCAAGATGCGCATCGGCTACAACCGCTCGGCGCGAATGATCGAGCGCATGGAGCGCGATGGCGTGGTGGGCCCGGCGGACGGGGCCAAGCCACGCGAGGTGCTCATCCGAGGCCTGGGCGAGATGGCGGGCGCCTGA
- a CDS encoding zf-TFIIB domain-containing protein, with the protein MAHTDKPSTNEDDYFAQEEIEQKRKLAYQQAQALVAQQREELKKLHHMKCPKCGMDLQALTKGDVEIDTCFNCHGIFLDAGELERLQKHMAHEKDGRWMGAVLNLFKNK; encoded by the coding sequence ATGGCCCACACGGACAAGCCCTCCACCAACGAAGACGATTACTTCGCCCAAGAGGAGATCGAGCAGAAGCGCAAGCTGGCCTACCAGCAGGCCCAGGCCCTGGTCGCCCAGCAGCGCGAGGAGCTCAAGAAGCTGCACCACATGAAATGCCCCAAGTGCGGCATGGATCTGCAAGCGCTCACCAAGGGCGACGTGGAGATCGACACGTGCTTCAACTGCCACGGCATCTTCCTGGACGCGGGAGAGCTGGAGCGGCTGCAGAAGCACATGGCGCACGAGAAGGATGGCCGGTGGATGGGCGCCGTCCTCAACCTCTTCAAGAACAAGTAG
- the gatC gene encoding Asp-tRNA(Asn)/Glu-tRNA(Gln) amidotransferase subunit GatC translates to MKLSVEQVRHVATLARLSLSPGEEERYAEQLSAVLDAVAQLQELDVSGVEPTSHATLAASLLREDEPRPSLPPDRALANAPARGGTSFAVPKILE, encoded by the coding sequence ATGAAGCTCTCTGTCGAGCAGGTCCGCCATGTGGCCACCCTCGCCCGCCTGTCCCTGTCACCGGGGGAGGAGGAGCGCTACGCCGAGCAGCTCTCCGCCGTGCTCGACGCGGTGGCTCAGTTGCAGGAACTCGACGTGAGCGGCGTGGAGCCCACCTCCCATGCCACGCTCGCCGCCTCGCTGTTGCGCGAGGACGAGCCGCGGCCCTCGCTGCCTCCGGATCGGGCGCTGGCCAACGCGCCCGCCCGGGGAGGCACCAGCTTCGCCGTCCCGAAGATCCTGGAGTGA